In Novipirellula galeiformis, one DNA window encodes the following:
- a CDS encoding acetate/propionate family kinase, giving the protein MNILVFNVGSTTLKFACINAHSGHRLSKGLVDRIGQAGGDAPNHAVAARIAWDRLKNLEITAIGHRIVQGGDRFTTPTTVNDRVRHELVALDTLAPLHNPLARAVVEAINDLGLSIPQVLVFDTAYFATLPPKAYRYAIAESAYREHGIRRFGFHGTSHGYVTERAIAFLGDSAQAKRIISLHLGGGASAAASIDGVAVETSMGMTPLEGLVMATRTGDIDAAVPLHLMRQTGKSADTIDHLLNMQSGLLGLCGDMDMRTVLERRNAGDASATLAIDIYVHRILKYIGSYFAILGGLDALVFTAGVGEHSAEIRKLVTAPLAHLGIVIAPDVNESSLTNDAIVDLSQADAAVRTLVVPTNEERAIAKHVLNQLTKERLA; this is encoded by the coding sequence ATGAATATCCTTGTCTTTAACGTCGGCAGCACGACGCTGAAATTCGCTTGTATCAACGCCCACTCAGGACACCGCCTGAGCAAAGGTTTGGTCGATCGCATTGGTCAAGCTGGCGGTGATGCACCGAATCATGCCGTTGCCGCACGCATCGCATGGGACCGACTCAAAAACCTTGAGATCACTGCGATCGGTCACCGGATTGTTCAAGGGGGCGATCGTTTCACGACCCCCACGACCGTCAATGACCGTGTACGGCACGAACTCGTAGCGCTCGATACGCTCGCGCCGCTGCACAATCCGCTCGCCCGAGCGGTCGTCGAGGCTATCAACGACCTGGGATTGTCAATTCCGCAGGTGCTTGTTTTTGATACGGCCTATTTCGCAACGCTGCCCCCCAAGGCCTATCGCTATGCAATCGCAGAATCGGCGTACCGCGAGCATGGGATTCGGCGTTTCGGTTTTCACGGAACATCCCACGGCTACGTCACCGAAAGAGCAATCGCATTTTTAGGCGACTCGGCACAGGCGAAACGCATCATTTCGCTGCATCTCGGTGGCGGGGCGAGCGCCGCCGCATCGATCGATGGCGTCGCGGTGGAAACATCGATGGGCATGACCCCCTTGGAAGGATTGGTGATGGCAACACGAACCGGAGACATCGATGCCGCAGTGCCACTTCACTTGATGCGGCAAACGGGAAAGTCGGCGGACACGATCGACCATTTGCTCAACATGCAAAGCGGGCTGCTGGGACTATGCGGTGATATGGATATGCGAACCGTGCTGGAACGTCGCAACGCGGGGGACGCGTCAGCTACGCTGGCGATCGATATCTACGTTCACCGGATCCTGAAGTACATCGGCAGCTACTTCGCGATTCTCGGTGGGCTTGATGCACTCGTCTTCACCGCCGGAGTCGGCGAGCACTCCGCTGAAATTCGCAAGCTGGTCACGGCCCCTCTGGCTCATCTTGGAATCGTGATCGCCCCAGACGTGAATGAATCCTCGCTGACGAACGATGCCATCGTCGATTTATCGCAAGCCGACGCAGCCGTTCGCACCCTTGTCGTACCGACCAACGAAGAACGCGCCATCGCCAAACACGTCCTCAATCAACTCACCAAGGAACGTCTGGCTTAG
- a CDS encoding hybrid sensor histidine kinase/response regulator → MPRKLICIGDPVTLPAEIAGEEVVVVDGSVAVVDQLDDPTIDGVWIARDQFPELSELRGISQSGIMLRDMPEGVALLDADLRVLWANRRLVEWSGRSEPAVGLNFYEMLSNPEIMGPDFCPFHTALATGDESNSTLHTEDSRYFQVHAAPMVHPVHRRQLVVTVNDITEEILQQNKLAAIHQAGRELADLRPTEIFMMEVDERIDLLKENIRHYLSDLLNFNIIEIRLLEQATGNLMPLLSVGIDQDAADRQLIAHPQGNGITGYVAASGVSYICHDVVNDPLFIPGVADSRSSLTVPLMLHDQVLGTVNIESPEINAFGDSDLQFLEIFARDIAFALNTLELLVAQKANTAQQSCDAIHGAVALPVDEILNDAVNVMEQYIGHSSEVVDRLKRILRNARDIKQTIQQIGQRMTPLEAVPVGADSTHHVSLRGKRILVVDADEQVREDAHYLLERYGCIVETAHKGDEAVLMVRGSDDSTSYDVIISDIKLPDYSGYQLMLRLGKLMDYVPMVLMTGFGYDPGHSIVKARQNGLHAKGVLFKPFRLDQLIDVVKTILDFNEEVKRDGPPPKPNDPDVAADGRPAPE, encoded by the coding sequence ATGCCTCGCAAATTGATTTGTATTGGCGACCCGGTCACGCTTCCCGCAGAGATTGCGGGCGAGGAAGTCGTGGTTGTCGATGGATCGGTTGCCGTGGTAGACCAATTGGATGACCCGACGATCGACGGTGTCTGGATCGCTCGAGATCAATTCCCCGAGCTAAGCGAGCTTCGCGGGATTTCGCAGAGCGGTATTATGCTTCGCGATATGCCTGAGGGAGTCGCGTTGCTCGATGCTGATTTGCGGGTGCTTTGGGCGAATCGTCGGCTGGTGGAGTGGTCCGGGCGCAGCGAACCGGCGGTGGGGCTCAACTTTTACGAAATGCTCTCCAACCCAGAAATTATGGGGCCCGATTTCTGTCCCTTCCACACCGCCCTGGCAACCGGCGACGAGAGCAATAGCACGCTGCACACCGAAGACAGTCGCTACTTCCAAGTCCATGCAGCTCCCATGGTCCACCCGGTCCATCGCCGCCAACTTGTTGTCACCGTCAACGACATCACCGAAGAGATTCTGCAGCAAAACAAACTGGCGGCGATTCATCAAGCGGGTCGCGAACTCGCCGATCTGCGTCCGACCGAAATCTTCATGATGGAAGTGGATGAGCGAATTGACCTGCTCAAAGAGAATATCCGCCACTACCTTAGCGACCTGCTGAACTTCAACATCATCGAGATCCGCTTGCTCGAGCAGGCCACTGGTAATTTGATGCCGTTGCTAAGTGTGGGGATTGACCAGGACGCCGCCGATCGACAGCTGATTGCCCACCCACAAGGTAACGGGATTACCGGTTATGTTGCGGCAAGTGGGGTCAGCTATATCTGCCACGATGTCGTCAATGACCCCCTGTTTATTCCCGGGGTGGCCGACTCACGGAGCTCGTTGACCGTTCCGCTGATGCTGCATGACCAAGTGCTCGGTACGGTCAACATCGAGAGTCCCGAGATCAATGCGTTTGGCGATAGTGACCTGCAGTTCCTCGAGATCTTTGCTCGCGACATTGCATTCGCCCTCAACACGTTGGAATTGCTTGTCGCTCAGAAAGCCAATACGGCTCAGCAGAGCTGTGATGCAATCCACGGCGCCGTCGCGCTTCCGGTCGACGAAATCTTGAATGACGCGGTCAACGTCATGGAGCAGTACATCGGACACAGCTCCGAGGTCGTCGATCGGCTGAAGCGTATCCTGCGAAATGCTCGCGACATCAAGCAAACGATTCAGCAGATCGGTCAGCGGATGACGCCACTCGAAGCCGTTCCCGTGGGCGCGGATTCGACCCATCATGTTTCGCTTCGTGGTAAACGTATCTTGGTCGTTGATGCGGACGAGCAAGTTCGCGAAGACGCCCACTATCTGCTCGAGCGTTACGGTTGCATTGTTGAAACCGCCCACAAGGGCGATGAAGCGGTGTTGATGGTTCGCGGTAGCGACGATTCGACCAGCTATGATGTGATCATTAGTGACATCAAACTTCCCGACTACAGCGGCTATCAATTGATGCTGCGACTCGGGAAGTTGATGGACTATGTGCCAATGGTCTTGATGACAGGATTTGGCTATGACCCCGGCCACTCCATTGTCAAAGCTCGCCAAAACGGGCTGCACGCCAAAGGGGTCCTGTTCAAACCGTTCCGCTTGGACCAATTGATCGACGTGGTCAAAACCATCCTCGATTTCAATGAGGAAGTAAAGCGAGATGGTCCCCCGCCCAAGCCCAACGATCCCGATGTGGCGGCGGACGGTCGCCCCGCCCCAGAATGA